The nucleotide window ACCCCTGCAGCCACCCCGGGAGCGCCTGCAGCGGGACGAAGGCGGTGCTGGCGAACACGAGCGGGAAGAGCCACACGAAGCTGGCCGCCTGGGCCGACTCCACGTCCCGCACCGCCAGGCCGATGAGGGCCGAGATCCACGAGAAGCACAGGCCGAAGAGGATCGCCAGGATGATGCCGACCAGGGCGCCGAACACGTTGGCGTGCAGCCGGAAGCCCACCAGGTAGCCGACGATGGCCATCAGCACCACCACGAAGGCGTTGCGCACCGTATCGGACAGCGTCCGGCCCGCCAGCACGGCGGAACGCGCCATCGGCAGCGAGCGGAACCGGTCGATCATGCCCTTGGACAGGTCCTCGGCCAGCCCGACCCCGGTCTGGGTGGAACCGAAGATCACCGTCTGGACGAAGATGCCCGGCATCAGGTAGTCGACGTAGGGATACGGGTGGAAGCTGGGGGTGCCGAACACCCCGGAGCCGAAGCCCCGGGCGGGGACGATGGCGGAGCCGAAGACGTAGCGGAACAGCAGCACGAACATCACGGGCTGGATCGTCGAGAAGACGATGAGCGTGGGCACCCGGGCGTAGCGGATCAGGTTGCGCTTGGTGACCGCCAGGATGTCGGTGACGGTGTGGCCGAGGGTTCCCCCCTGCACCACCGGCGGGCCGCTGGCAGGTGCCACGACTGCTGGTGCATCCATGCGGGCTACCTCCCTCTCCCCCGGCCGCGCCTGCCCTTCGCCTGCCCGTTGGCCTGCCCGTTGGCCTCGCCGTTTGCCTCGGCGGCGTGCCCGGTCAGGGCCATGAACACGTCGTCCAGGGTGGGCCGCCGCATGGCGAGGTCGGTGAACGTCACCCCGGCGCCGTCCAGGCGGCGGACCGTCTCCGCCAGGAGTGCGGGGCCTTCCTGCCCTGCCGGGATGGAGATCCGGTGGGTGAGTTCGTCCACCTGGGCCGCCCCCACCCCCAGCCCGGACAGATGCTCCACCGCGGTGGGCAGCGAGCCGGGATCGGCGATCAGTACCTCGACCACCTCGCCGCCCACCCGGCTCTTCAGCTCGTCCGCGGTGCCCTCGGCGATCACCCGGCCGCCATCGATCACGGCGATCTGGTCGGAGAGCACGTCGGCCTCCTCCAGGTACTGCGTGGTGAGCAGCAGGGTGGTCTCGCCCTTGACCAGGTCGCGGATGACATCCCACAGGCCCATGCGCCCCCGGGGATCAAGCCCGGTGGTCGGCTCGTCGAGGAACAGGACCTGGGGGCGCGCCACGAGGCTGGCGCCCAGGTCGAGCCGGCGGCGCATGCCACCGGAGTAGGTCTTCGCCGGGCGGTCGGCAGCGTCGGTGAGGTCGAAGAGCTCCAGCAGTTGATCCGCCCGCTCCCGGGCGGCCGCCTTGCCCAGGTGGTAGAGCTGGCCCACCAGCTCGAGGTTCTCCCGCCCGGTCAGGTGCTCGTCGACCGCGGCGTACTGCCCGGTCAGCCCGATGACCGAGCGCAGGGTGGCGGCGTCCTTCACCACGTCGTAGCCGGCCACCGTCGCCCGGCCCCCATCCGGCGGCAGGAGCGTGGTCAGGATGCGCACCGCCGTGGTCTTGCCCGCCCCATTGGGGCCCAGCAGCCCGAACACCGTCCCGCGCGGCACCTCGATCGACACCCCGTCGAGGGCGTGCACGTCGCCGAAAGACTTCTTCAGGTCCTCGACGACGATTGCTGCATCCGCCATCCCCGCTCCTCCCCCGCAGGCATCGGCGCCATGGATCAGGCACCGGGCTGGATCCCTACCGGATGCTGGTCTTCAAGCAGGCGGCAAACTGGGTGATCATCGAGCCCGCCACGTCGGCGATCATGCCCCGCCCGAACTGGGCGACCTGGCCGGACATGTTGATGTCCTGGTGCAGCTTGACATGGGTGGAGCCGCCCTGGTCGGTGATGGTCACCACGACGTCGGCGCTGGCGATGCCCTTGCCCTTCTCCTCGCTGCCGTTGGCCTTCATCACGATGCGGCCGTTGTCGTTGTCCATCTCCACGATGTTGACCGTGCCGGAGAACGTCAGGTCCAGGGGGCCGAGCTTGATCTTCATCTTGCCCTTGTACGTCTGGGCGTCGACGATCTGGGTCAGCTGGGCGCCCGGCAGGCACTTGGCTACCTTGTCGACGTCGAGCAGGTATGTCATCACCTTGTCGGCCGGAGCCGGGACGGTGAATTCGTTGTCGATGATCATGCCCATCGCTTCAGTCCTCTCGGTCGGGCTGCGATGCCACGCAGCAAGGCTTTCCCGGGCCTGGCCGGGATCAGGAGTGAGTTCGTGGAGCTGAGGCGACTCGAACGCCCGGCCTCCTGCATGCCATGCAGGCGCTCTACCAGCTGAGCTACAGCCCCGCGAGCCACCCACCTTAGCACCGGATCGCCCAATCCAGCAGCCAGCCAGATGCGCCCGTTACCCGCCGGGGCTCTCCGGCGGTCCGGGAGTAGGCGCCCCACCTTGCTCCCCACCATGCCGCCCGTCGGGGGCCTCAGCCCGCGGCCCGCCGGGTGCGCCACCGGCCTCGCGGGGCGGCCTGCGGCCCTCGCCCCGGCCCTCACTGCGGCCCTCATCGTTGGTCTCACCTCGGGGCTCACCTCGGGGCTCACCGTGGCCCGGAGCCCGGGGTGGCCGCCGTGCCGGGCCCCGGCTGGGGCCCGTCCTCGGCCGGCGCGGGCTCCCGTCCCCGCCCCCGGTTCCGGACGCCGTCCGGCCGTGTGCTGCGGCCTCGGAATCCCCATCCGAGCCGTGCATATCGGCGTCGGGAGCGTCCCCGCCGCCGGCCCCGGTTTCAGGCCCTCCCTCGTCCCCGCCTTCGGGCGAGGCTCCGGTCCCGGCGGTGCGGGAACGGCCCCGGCGCCGGCGGCGCAAGCGCGTCCGCCGGGCGGGCCCCGCCCCCGTGGCGCCGTCGGTGGCACCCTCCTCGTCGCCCTCCGCGCCCACCTCGGCAGCGCCTTCCGCGGCGTCGCCCGGTTGGCCTTCGGCCTCCCCGGGCGCGGCCACCCGGCGCCGGGCCCGGGCCGGCTCCTCCTGGGCAACCCGCACAATGATCCGGTACTCCTGCGGCGTCGCCGGGTACCCGTACTCCTCCCGCATGGCGTCGATGATCTCCTCGAGGATGGAGCCGTCCGGCGGCAGCGTCTGGAGTGCCCTCGGCTCCCGGCGGGTCATCTGCTCCAGCACTGACAGCTCCCGTGCCGGGCGGGCCGACCCCGACCCCGAACCCGACCCTGAGCGCCGCCGCCGGCGCCGTCCGGTCCGGCGGGTGCCGTCCGCCCCGCCGGCGGACCCTGCCGTTGTGGCGCCGCCCTCCCGCTCCGTGGCTCGCGGGCGGCGGCCTTCGGCCGGGGATCCGGCCTCTCCCTCGCCCGATCCCGCCGGTGCTGCCCCGGCCGGCCGGCCCTGGCCGCCGCGGCGCCGGCGCCGTCCCCGGCTCACGCGCTCTCGCCCGCCGCTTCGCCCCCGACGTTGTCGAGTTCCGGGGCGATGTTCGGGGCATCCCGCCACAGGCGTTCCAGCTCGTAGTACTCGCGCTCTTCGGCATGGAAGACGTGGACGACGAAGTCCAGGTAGTCGAGCAGCACCCAGCGCAGCTGGTGGACGCCCTCCCGCCGGTAGGGGCGGACGCCCTCGGCGGCCAGCCGGCGCTCGACCTCTTCGAGGATGGTCTGCACCTGGCGTTCATTGCGGCCCGAGCAGATGACGAAGTAGTCGGTGATGGCGATGAGCGCCTGGACATCGAGGATCACGATGTCGGAGGCGAGCTTGTCCGAAGCGGCGCGGGCGGCGATCTGCGCGCGCTGGAGAGAGTCGTTCACCGGGCCAGGGTAGCTCACGGTGCCTCCTTGTCCTCGTCGTTGGCGTCATCGGAGCCCCGGTAGAGGCCCCGCTCGTCGATGAACGCCGCCACCTCGGGCGGCACGAGGTACTGGATCGGGCGGCCCTCCCGGACCCGGCGCCGGATGTCGGTCGACGAGATCGCCAAGGCGGGGATCTCGATCACCCGGACCCGGTCGCCAAAACGCTCCAGCTCCAGCCGCCCCAGGTCGTAGCCCGGCCTACTGGCGGCGATGAACGAGGCGGCGTCCAGCACGGCATCGGGGTCCTTCCAGGTCAGGATCTCCAGCACGGCGTCGGCCCCGGTGATGAAGAACAGGTCGGCGGCCTCGCCGTGGAAGTCGGCCAGGGCGCTCAGCGTCTCCCGGGTGTACGTGGGCCCCGGGCGGTCCACCTCGATGCGGGATACCGAGAAGTGCGGGTTGCCGGCGGTGGCCAGCATCGTGAGCAGGTAGCGGTCTTCGGCGCCGGTGACCGCCCGCTTCTGCCAGGGCGAGCCCGCCGGGACGAAGATCACCTCGTCGAGATTGAACTGCCACCGGGCCTCCTCGGCGCACACCAGGTGGCCGATGTGGATCGGGTCGAAGGTGCCGCCCATGATCCCCAGCCGGCGCGGGCGCGGCGCGCTCACAGGATGAGCCGCGGGAGCGGGCCGGTGTCGTCGAGCGCGGGGTCGAACGGGCCATCCCCGCCCCCGCGCCCTCCCGGGGTGCCGCCGGGACCTCCGGGCGGCCCCACACCATCCGGATCGACGCCCGACACCAGCGACATGATCAGACGGTAGATCTCGTCCGGCCTCGGGATGGAGGTCAGCTCCCGGAGCCCGTTCTGGCTGCCCCCGGGCGAATCGAGGGCCAGCTGCCCGTAGCCGAACATGCGGCCAAAGAACGAGCGGTTGAAATCCGTGTGCGTCACCTTGGACAGCGGGATGGCCCGGACCCGGCGGTTGAAGACCCCCTCCACCAGCAGCACGCGCTCGTTGGTGATCACGTAGCGCGCCTGCCACCACGCCCAGGTCCTGAAGGCCAGGATCCCCGCCCCGGCGAGCACGATCCAGCCGCCGATGACCCCCAGGTGCCAGCTAGGCGCTTTGGAGGAGAGCACCCCAGCGCCGATGCCGAGGCCCAGTGCCAGCAGCCAGATCCCGACGGCGGACTCCAGCACCACGGTGTGCCGGCGGAGGATGTAGATCACCCGCTCGCCGTGGGCGAGGTACCGCTCCACCGCCGCGTGGGGCGATGGCCGTGGCCCACGTCCGTGGTGCATCAGAACACTTGGTTGAAGAACTTCGTCAGCGACTCGGCTGCCGACTTGAGCCCGTCCCAGAGGTTCTTGAGTCCCCCGTGGACCGAGTGGCCGGCGGTCGAGGGGCTGTGGAGTATCCAGAAGATGATGAAGAACGCCAGCAGGATCCACAGAATCTTCTTGATCACCGTGCATCCCCGATCTTGGCGCCGTCGTGGGTCCGGTGGGCCTTCTCCCCGAACCTACCGAGAGCTGACTATCCCGACTCTCAATTCTTTACAATACGTCACAATAAAATGCTGGCGGAAGCGATCGTAGGATTTCCCCGCGATGAAAGCGATGAAAGTTGGCCGGCGCGCGCCCCGCGCCCTGCTCGCCGACGCCGTTCACTCCGCCGTGGCCCTGGTGGCCCTGGTAGCTCTGGTGGCCCTGGTGGGCTGCGCCGGCTCCCGGTCGCCGGGCACCAACCCCGCCTCCGCCGGGCCGTCGCCCCTGCCCTCCCCCACAACGGTGGCCAACCCGGCCCAGCAGCTCCCCCTCGGCCGCCTGAGCATCGGCACCGGGAACCGCACCAAGCTGGCCCTCTCGGTGCAGATCGCCGCCACCGACCAGGCCCAGGAGGTGGGGCTGATGAACGTCACCTCGATGCCCGCAGCCGACGGCATGGCCTTCACCTGGACCACGGCCACCGACACCCCGTTCTGGATGCAGGACACGCTGATCCCGCTGGACATCGTGTTCTGGGACGCCGCCGGCAGGGTGGTGACGGTGCTGACCATGGTGCCGTGCACCGCCAACCCGTGCCACCTGTACTACTCGACGGCTTCCTACGTGGGGGCGGTGGAGATGAACGCC belongs to Actinomycetota bacterium and includes:
- a CDS encoding ABC transporter permease, with protein sequence MDAPAVVAPASGPPVVQGGTLGHTVTDILAVTKRNLIRYARVPTLIVFSTIQPVMFVLLFRYVFGSAIVPARGFGSGVFGTPSFHPYPYVDYLMPGIFVQTVIFGSTQTGVGLAEDLSKGMIDRFRSLPMARSAVLAGRTLSDTVRNAFVVVLMAIVGYLVGFRLHANVFGALVGIILAILFGLCFSWISALIGLAVRDVESAQAASFVWLFPLVFASTAFVPLQALPGWLQGWAKINPVSVTVDSLRALLEGWPNSTYHLATTLAWAIGILVVFVPLSVNRYRRSV
- a CDS encoding ATP-binding cassette domain-containing protein; the encoded protein is MADAAIVVEDLKKSFGDVHALDGVSIEVPRGTVFGLLGPNGAGKTTAVRILTTLLPPDGGRATVAGYDVVKDAATLRSVIGLTGQYAAVDEHLTGRENLELVGQLYHLGKAAARERADQLLELFDLTDAADRPAKTYSGGMRRRLDLGASLVARPQVLFLDEPTTGLDPRGRMGLWDVIRDLVKGETTLLLTTQYLEEADVLSDQIAVIDGGRVIAEGTADELKSRVGGEVVEVLIADPGSLPTAVEHLSGLGVGAAQVDELTHRISIPAGQEGPALLAETVRRLDGAGVTFTDLAMRRPTLDDVFMALTGHAAEANGEANGQANGQAKGRRGRGRGR
- a CDS encoding SRPBCC family protein; translation: MGMIIDNEFTVPAPADKVMTYLLDVDKVAKCLPGAQLTQIVDAQTYKGKMKIKLGPLDLTFSGTVNIVEMDNDNGRIVMKANGSEEKGKGIASADVVVTITDQGGSTHVKLHQDINMSGQVAQFGRGMIADVAGSMITQFAACLKTSIR
- the rsfS gene encoding ribosome silencing factor yields the protein MNDSLQRAQIAARAASDKLASDIVILDVQALIAITDYFVICSGRNERQVQTILEEVERRLAAEGVRPYRREGVHQLRWVLLDYLDFVVHVFHAEEREYYELERLWRDAPNIAPELDNVGGEAAGESA
- the nadD gene encoding nicotinate-nucleotide adenylyltransferase, which translates into the protein MSAPRPRRLGIMGGTFDPIHIGHLVCAEEARWQFNLDEVIFVPAGSPWQKRAVTGAEDRYLLTMLATAGNPHFSVSRIEVDRPGPTYTRETLSALADFHGEAADLFFITGADAVLEILTWKDPDAVLDAASFIAASRPGYDLGRLELERFGDRVRVIEIPALAISSTDIRRRVREGRPIQYLVPPEVAAFIDERGLYRGSDDANDEDKEAP
- a CDS encoding PH domain-containing protein, with product MHHGRGPRPSPHAAVERYLAHGERVIYILRRHTVVLESAVGIWLLALGLGIGAGVLSSKAPSWHLGVIGGWIVLAGAGILAFRTWAWWQARYVITNERVLLVEGVFNRRVRAIPLSKVTHTDFNRSFFGRMFGYGQLALDSPGGSQNGLRELTSIPRPDEIYRLIMSLVSGVDPDGVGPPGGPGGTPGGRGGGDGPFDPALDDTGPLPRLIL
- a CDS encoding DUF192 domain-containing protein encodes the protein MKAMKVGRRAPRALLADAVHSAVALVALVALVALVGCAGSRSPGTNPASAGPSPLPSPTTVANPAQQLPLGRLSIGTGNRTKLALSVQIAATDQAQEVGLMNVTSMPAADGMAFTWTTATDTPFWMQDTLIPLDIVFWDAAGRVVTVLTMVPCTANPCHLYYSTASYVGAVEMNAGLANQYGVAEGDTVKLDR